One window from the genome of Entelurus aequoreus isolate RoL-2023_Sb linkage group LG04, RoL_Eaeq_v1.1, whole genome shotgun sequence encodes:
- the LOC133648742 gene encoding protein LEG1 homolog: protein MLRLPFSCLLVALAASIASSAVIVENGMPLMWSQAAAQVTDLPVQNDIVVANPWNFLHRMSFYRLIITATNPFMGSMGTSPTDSPLWGLPLQAGWMLTSGRFADPTGTTTCGLQTGDTMCISPQSWWGCVNHFTSVLPFLSAAKQGFFGEGVQVQMEAPEGTEEYCTTYADCTTRHTDVMAKWDAFFQGLKASTSSPLPDNEKKDAILGLYWDAHMASLHASAACNAKQSYYSSPEVSFATSWLNSAEYVSAANFQSTLERSVLFLTPLPGRLLQEGDSPPNIADMTQEENHTLNVFSWMKNMNSILGGSLVSMWRSSMCSVTTREKGREMLEQLLLDPRFPTTTFLSIITNMATSC from the exons ATGCTGCGTCTTCCGTTTTCCTGCCTTCTTGTGGCCCTGGCGGCGTCTATCGCCTCCTCTGCCGTCATAGTCGAAAACGGCATGCCACTCATGTGGTCTCAGGCTGCTGCCCAGGTGACCGACCTGCCCGTGCAGAACGACATTGTGGTGGCCAATCCTTGGAACTTCCTGCACCGCATGAGCTTCTATCGCCTGATCATCACCGCCACCAACCCCTTCATGGGCTCCATGGGGACCAGCCCTACTGACAGTCCCTTATGGGGTCTGCCTCTGCAGGCTGGTTGGATGCTGACATCAG GACGTTTCGCTGACCCGACCGGCACCACAACCTGTGGCCTGCAGACCGGAGACACCATGTGCATCTCTCCCCAGAGCTGGTGGGGCT GTGTGAATCACTTTACATCCGTCCTGCCTTTCCTGTCTGCCGCCAAGCAAGGCTTCTTTGGAGAAGGAGTCCAG GTGCAGATGGAGGCGCCTGAAGGTACCGAGGAATACTGCACCACCTACGCCGACTGCACCACTCGTCACACTGACGTCATGGCTAAGTGGGACGCCTTCTTCCAG GGTCTGAAGGCTTCCACCAGCTCCCCCCTGCCCGACAATGAGAAGAAAGACGCCATCCTCGGACTCTACTGGGACGCTCACATGGCTTCACTGCATGCCTCTGCAGCCTGCAACGCCAA GCAGAGTTACTACTCCTCACCTGAGGTCAGCTTTGCCACCAGCTGGCTCAACTCTGCAGAATACGTGTCAGCCGCAAACTTCCAGTCCACCCTCGAGAGATCTGTGTTGTTCTTGACACCGCTGCCAGGCCGCCTTCTGCAG GAGGGTGACAGTCCACCCAACATTGCCGACATGACCCAGGAAGAGAACCACACTCTGAATGTCTTCTCCTGGATGAAGAACATGAACAGCATTCTGG GCGGATCGCTGGTAAGTATGTGGCGTAGCTCTATGTGCTCTGTGACCACCAGAGAGAAAGGCAGAGAGATGCTGGAGCAGCTCCTGCTGGACCCTCGCTTTCCTACCACCACTTTCCTGTCCATCATCACCAACATGGCCACCAGCTGCTAG